The following is a genomic window from Adhaeribacter radiodurans.
TACCGCCTCCAATCTGGAAAAAGCCAATAGTAGATTCTTCTTTTGCAGTTTGGGTATACCATTCTGCTAACTGCATCATGTACTGAATACCGGTTTTCATGGTATGTACGTTTTTGATGTCGCCGCTTATTACGTGACCGGCATAAATATTACCTAAGGTAGAATCTTCCCAGCCCGGCACAAAAATGGGCAGGTTTTTCTTGGCAGCTTCTAACATCCAGGAGTTTTTCGGGTCGATTTGGTAGTACTGCTCTAAATCGCCGGAGAGTAAAATCTGGTAAAAGAACTCGTGCGGAAAATAAGCTTTTCCTTCCTGATCGGCTTTTTCCCAAAACTTAAGTACAGTGTTTTCGATGCGGCGCATGGCTTCCATTTCCGGAATACAAGTATCCGTTACGCGGTTCATGTGCCGATTTAGTAAATTTTCTTCGTCCTGGGCAGTTAAGTCGCGGTAATGAGGAATGCGCTCATAAAAGTCGTGCGCCACCAAATTAAAAATATCTTCTTCCAGGTTAGCTCCCGTACAGCTAATAGCGTGAATCTTATCCTGGCGGATCATCTCGGCCAAGCTAATACCCAGTTCGGCGGTACTCATAGCACCGGCTAAAGTTACCAGCATTTTATTGCCGTTAGCCAAATGCGTTTTATAACCTTCGGCCGCATCTATTAATGCAGCGGCGTTAA
Proteins encoded in this region:
- a CDS encoding deoxyhypusine synthase family protein, which translates into the protein MKVTEFLKNQYRHFNAAALIDAAEGYKTHLANGNKMLVTLAGAMSTAELGISLAEMIRQDKIHAISCTGANLEEDIFNLVAHDFYERIPHYRDLTAQDEENLLNRHMNRVTDTCIPEMEAMRRIENTVLKFWEKADQEGKAYFPHEFFYQILLSGDLEQYYQIDPKNSWMLEAAKKNLPIFVPGWEDSTLGNIYAGHVISGDIKNVHTMKTGIQYMMQLAEWYTQTAKEESTIGFFQIGGGIAGDFPICVVPMLHQDLQRTGVPLWGYFAQISDSTTSYGSYSGAVPNEKITWGKLGKETPKYIIESDATIVAPLIFAIVLDL